One Mycobacterium kubicae genomic window carries:
- the istA gene encoding IS21 family transposase: MEDWAEIRRLYRSEKLSQAAIARRLGLSRNTVAKALRSEAPPRYERKPAVMSGWAQVEMAVRVLLGQFPTMPTTVIAQRVGWTGGHSWFAENVARIRPEYTPVDPCDRLVHLPGEQVQCDLWFPGQLVPDHAGVLRSFPVLVMVAAYSRFIAAMMIPSRVTGDLLAGMWQLIAGNIGGVPRTLLWDNEAGIGRRGRLAEGVAGFCGVLGTRLIQARPYDPETKGLVERVNGYLETSFLPGRMFTCAADFNAQLWDWLISIANRRVHASTRLVPAEALAADRAAMAILPPVAPAVGTTITTRLGRDYYVGVGGNAYSVNPEVIGRMITVAAGLDRITVRCGDRLVADHERLWGTAGLVTDPQHLAAAAVLREQFRTRPAKGAHLQVDVEIADLSAYDAHFGTGEVA; encoded by the coding sequence GTGGAGGATTGGGCGGAGATTCGCCGGCTGTATCGGTCGGAGAAGCTGTCGCAGGCTGCGATCGCGCGGCGGCTGGGTCTGTCGCGGAACACCGTGGCCAAGGCGCTGCGCTCGGAGGCGCCACCGCGCTATGAACGCAAGCCGGCGGTGATGTCGGGGTGGGCCCAGGTCGAGATGGCGGTGCGGGTGCTGTTGGGGCAGTTTCCGACGATGCCGACGACGGTGATCGCGCAGCGGGTGGGTTGGACTGGCGGGCACTCGTGGTTCGCCGAGAACGTTGCGCGGATCCGCCCGGAGTACACCCCGGTCGATCCGTGCGATCGGCTGGTGCATCTGCCCGGTGAGCAGGTGCAGTGCGATCTGTGGTTTCCTGGCCAGCTGGTTCCCGATCACGCTGGGGTATTGCGGTCGTTTCCGGTGCTGGTGATGGTCGCTGCGTACTCGCGGTTCATCGCCGCGATGATGATCCCGTCACGGGTGACCGGGGATCTGTTGGCCGGGATGTGGCAGTTGATCGCCGGGAACATCGGTGGTGTGCCACGGACTCTGTTGTGGGACAACGAGGCCGGTATCGGTCGGCGCGGCCGTTTGGCTGAGGGGGTGGCCGGGTTCTGTGGTGTGCTGGGCACCCGCTTGATTCAGGCCCGGCCCTATGATCCGGAGACCAAGGGTCTGGTCGAGCGGGTCAACGGTTACCTTGAGACGTCGTTTCTGCCGGGCAGGATGTTCACCTGCGCAGCCGATTTCAACGCCCAATTGTGGGACTGGTTGATCTCGATCGCCAACCGCCGCGTGCACGCCAGCACCCGGCTGGTCCCTGCCGAGGCCTTGGCGGCGGACCGGGCGGCGATGGCCATACTTCCGCCGGTGGCTCCGGCGGTCGGGACGACGATCACGACGCGGTTGGGTCGCGACTACTACGTCGGCGTCGGCGGCAACGCCTACTCGGTGAACCCGGAGGTGATCGGGCGGATGATCACGGTGGCCGCCGGCCTGGATCGGATCACCGTCCGCTGTGGTGACCGGCTGGTCGCTGATCATGAACGGCTCTGGGGCACAGCCGGATTGGTCACCGATCCGCAGCATCTGGCGGCTGCGGCGGTGCTGCGCGAGCAGTTCCGGACCCGGCCAGCCAAGGGAGCTCACCTGCAGGTAGATGTCGAGATCGCCGACCTGAGTGCTTATGACGCACACTTCGGGACCGGGGAGGTCGCCTGA